caaagaagtgcaggcctcccttgcctcagttcaggccagtgttcatgactccaccataagaaagacactggaccaAAACGGCCtgaatggcagagttccaagaccaaaaccactgctgaacaaaaacattaaggctcgtctcaatttagccagaaaacatcttgatgaccaccaagacctttggggaaatactctgtggtctgaccagacaaaagttgatctttttggaaggtgtgtgtcccattacatctagcgtaaaagtaacaccacattttagaaaaagaacatcatagcaacaagtaaagtatggtggtggtagtgtgatggtctggggctgttttgcttctTCCGTTTTCTGCTTTagctttagatttttttttctcccttaaagttgaatttaaaagtgcataaagtgttgagttgtgttgtcattgactaatatttacagttgtttgatctgaaacatttaagtgtaacaaacatgcaaaaaagctATGTATAGATACAGACAGTGCAGTTGTTGTATGCATATGTAAAGCAAGGTGGTCATGCATGCCAAAGGTTTCAGCATGGTACATAATAAACATTGTTATTATCTATGTGGATAACCCACCTGACTGTCAGTGGCCTGGATGCCTTTGGAAGAGTTTGGGATCTTCGCACAGGACGCTGTGTTGTTTTCCTTGAAGGACACCTGAAAGAAATCTACAGCCTGCACTTCTCACCTAATgggtcagccaatcacaggacagcACATGAGAACCATTTTGCTGTTATTGTTAAGTGACAGGATAGAACAGAAATGTCTTTGACACCCCATGTTCTTCTCAGTTACCATCTGGCAACAGGAAGTGGCGACAACACCTGTAAGGTTTGGGATctgaggaacaggaagtgtcTTTACACAGTCCCTGCCCACCAGAACCTGTTGTCAGGTGTCAGATTTCAGCGTAAGAACTTTTCTAATTGTCATGGAATGAAGCTATTGAGCTGATAATAGGTCCTTGTTTCTACGGTGACTTTAGCGCTCTATGATCACCTCTGCTGTTAgcattgatgtgtgtgtgtgtgtgtgtgtgtgtacaccccTACAGCCACAGATGGCCACTTCCTGTTGACATGCGCATATGACAACATGGCGAAGGTTTGGAGTCATCCTGGTTGGATGCCACTGAAGACACTGGCAGGACATGAGGGAAAGgtaaaatgattgtttttcctttgttttgTCCCATTGATGGACAATAGAATAGCACAGCCTGTTTGTCATGTGATTTGTAGGTGATGGGCGTGGACGTGTCACCTGACGGGAAACTGATTGCCACATGCTCCTATGACAGAACTTTTAAACTCTGGTTGTCTGAGTGATTTCATCTCATTggctttttttaataaaatgtggAATTGAACAGGTGCTCTCCAACAAATGGTTGTCTTTGTGGCTTTCCGGTACGGTAGCATCCTCATGAACGATACCAATGATCAACAAGCGAAAAGAGTCCAAGATGGACCACATTGTTATTCCATTTTAATCAAAATCACTTCCACTTTGGGTATTTGGACATTTATTGTACTAAGGTTCAAATATCAGCAGTTGATTCATGTCTCCAAAAAACTCAATTTCTGGAACCCGAGTCTACTACTGTGAAAAGGGTTCACGCGCCATCGGTGACGTCAATCCACCTTGCGCTGTTGCTCCTTGTGGATCACGTGGCCCTTGCTGATCAGGTCAGGGATCTCAACTGCCAGCCACGGTCCGAGTCCGAGAGCCATCAGGTGGGCCAGGCCGAAACGCGGGGCGTTGCGGGCCCACAGCGGCGCAAAGTGATCGGTCAAGCAGATCTTTCCGCCGCGGTACATCTTGGCCGTCTTTCCGTCCAGTTCAGGCACCGCCACTTCCGGCGCCGTGTCCGGATACGTCACCGGAATGTCGAACTCCAAGCGGAATTCATAGCGTAGCAGCTCGTGAATGAACCAGCACGTACCGGTCCAGCACGTGCCGTCTGCGTTGGACTCGAGGCGGAACCAGTCGTTGTCTGCCGCCTTGTTTTGCTCCACGAAGCGGATCAGAGCCTGGTACTCCTCCTTGAGACGCTGCGGCCACAGCGCGCGGTCTCGCGGGCCCGCGTGCGTCTTCAGCAGCGGGATCTGAGATACTGCCTTGCGCGTGCACTCGTCCGCCATCGAACGTGTGTGTGAGGGAGCCGTGCTATAACCAGCGTCAGGTTGGGGCTCACACTCTAGAACCTCTCAGCGAACTGACGTGGACTTCCGGCGTGTCTCTGCTTGAGACGCTTCCTCCATgaggctttcaaaataaagtaattgaggttttgttttttgactcCACATTCCTCAAAGTGGAACTATTCATAACTCAGATGGTGATTtcaaaaacaacttttctaAATTGTTCTACCCCCAATGTTACTATTATTTTGGCAGTGTGTGACTGTACTGATTCCTCCTCCAGTCGAAGACACCAACATTAGCTGAAGTTTAGTTTGGTATATGGGTTGATGCTGTAGTGTCGGATACAGTAATATGTAAAAAGCCACATCTTATATGTCTCTACATGTGTTCCAGGAAGGTGAGGCTCTGGTGAAGAGAGTTCGACCAGCAGCTGAATAGTAAACAATAGTATATCAGTTTGGACTGTTTAGACAGAAGAGTAAATCAAGGGTAATAAAacgtcacatacacacatatggaATGGTCACTGGGAGTGGGTCAAACCAGACCTCCCATAGGATCTTAGTGAGGCCCTTGCACCTTTTTCCAGATGCAGGCAATGTTTGGGAAGAGGCCCAAAGTCTCAAAGATGCTAGACTGGTTGGCGCCATGCTTTCATAGATGTGACCGTTCTCTTTGTTGAACTGGTTTGCCTCATCGGTTTCTGCTTCATCATCACAACATCATCGTCTAGTTTGGGAAGATGGAAGGCTTAAATACACATCAATGTATTTC
This Dunckerocampus dactyliophorus isolate RoL2022-P2 chromosome 17, RoL_Ddac_1.1, whole genome shotgun sequence DNA region includes the following protein-coding sequences:
- the ufc1 gene encoding ubiquitin-fold modifier-conjugating enzyme 1 codes for the protein MADECTRKAVSQIPLLKTHAGPRDRALWPQRLKEEYQALIRFVEQNKAADNDWFRLESNADGTCWTGTCWFIHELLRYEFRLEFDIPVTYPDTAPEVAVPELDGKTAKMYRGGKICLTDHFAPLWARNAPRFGLAHLMALGLGPWLAVEIPDLISKGHVIHKEQQRKVD